In Oryza sativa Japonica Group chromosome 11, ASM3414082v1, the following are encoded in one genomic region:
- the LOC107279244 gene encoding putative disease resistance protein RGA3, which produces MATILDSFVGLCIKKVQGIVMEEAILILGVDEELKELQRRMKQIQCFLHDAEQRRIEEEAVNNWLGELKNAIYDADDIIDMAKFEGSKLLANHSSLSPLPIKYISCCNLSVTSCVRNVWTHRKIALQIRRVNYNLQRISIDKTFLALENVKATYRVLAPSKRHTSHLVEPNLVGKEIKYATSRLVEMILTHREEKAFKVAIVGTGGVGKTTLAQNIYNDQRVKGNFSKHAWICVSQEYSEVNLLKELLRNMGVHERQGETVGELQSKLASTIKDESLFVVLDDVWQSEVWTNVVRTPFHDAAKATILVTARDELVVRRVGAEHLHRVEMMSTDVGWELLWKSMNIKEEKEVETLQHIGTKIVSKCGGLPLAIKVIASVLATKEKTKNTWEKVIESSAWSMSKLPAELRGALYLSYDDLPHNLKQCFLYCALYVEGQMMHHADLVRFWVAEGFVEEQEGQLLEDTAEEYYHELICRHLLEPDPFYFDHYRCKMHDLLRYLAQHLSREECYFDQLPLEPTTWSKLRRISIVNKTDMLSSVVEKGHCRVRTLMFCMSPNIDSDVFMRFPHLRVLDLTGSIVQRIPDSINSLIHLRLLDLDATDISCLPDSIGSLTNLQILNLQRCYALHDLPMAITKLCSLRCLGLDDTPINQVPRGINKLSLLNDLQGFPVGHSYVNTRKQDGWNLEELGHLSEMKRLGMIRLENAMPCGTSSLLDKKHLKFLNLRCTTHTKESYTMEDITNIENVFDELKPPCNLEDLSIAGSFGQRYPTWLGADLSSLKILRLIDCASWAHLPAVGQLPNLKCLKIMGASAVTKIGPEFLCDKTATPRFLGTIAFPKLEWLVISDMPNWEEWSFTEEVVGASDGKSCTENNKMVLQVMPLLQKLELGDCPKLRALPQQLAQATSLKWLHIERAQALKVVEDLTFLSDSLLLSKCEGLERLSNLPQVRTLYVSECPALRWAQKLDCVQQLWLSKDLQMEFPLWLSLLKQRYQQLHGEELDLYTW; this is translated from the coding sequence ATGGCAACCATACTAGATTCTTTTGTTGGATTATGTATAAAAAAGGTACAAGGCATTGTCATGGAAGAGGCAATATTGATACTAGGTGTGGATGAAGAGCTCAAAGAACTGCAGAGGAGGATGAAACAAATACAGTGTTTTCTCCATGATGCAGAGCAGAGGAGGATAGAAGAAGAGGCTGTTAACAATTGGCTTGGTGAGCTGAAGAACGCTATCTATGATGCAGATGATATTATTGACATGGCCAAATTTGAGGGCAGTAAGCTTCTAGCAAATCACTCTTCACTCTCTCCATTGCCgataaaatatatttcatgTTGTAACCTCTCTGTTACGTCTTGCGTTCGCAATGTTTGGACTCATCGCAAGATTGCGCTCCAGATTAGAAGGGTCAACTATAATCTTCAGAGGATATCAATTGACAAGACATTTTTAGCACTAGAGAATGTGAAGGCTACTTACAGAGTACTTGCACCAAGTAAGAGACATACATCCCATCTTGTGGAACCCAACCTTGTGGGGAAGGAGATTAAATATGCTACTTCAAGATTGGTGGAAATGATACTTACTCACAGGGAAGAGAAGGCATTCAAGGTTGCAATTGTTGGAACGGGTGGAGTTGGAAAGACAACACTAGCTCAAAACATATACAATGATCAAAGAGTGAAAGGTAATTTTAGCAAACATGCCTGGATATGTGTTTCTCAAGAATATTCTGAAGTTAACCTTTTGAAAGAATTACTTCGGAATATGGGAGTACATGAAAGGCAAGGTGAAACTGTTGGAGAGCTCCAAAGCAAGCTTGCTTCTACCATTAAAGATGAAAGCTTATTTGTTGTATTGGATGATGTATGGCAGTCCGAGGTATGGACAAATGTGGTACGAACTCCATTTCATGATGCTGCTAAAGCAACAATTTTAGTAACAGCTCGAGATGAGTTGGTTGTGCGAAGAGTCGGAGCAGAGCATCTCCATCGAGTTGAGATGATGTCGACAGATGTTGGGTGGGAGCTACTTTGGAAGAGTATGAATAtcaaagaagagaaagaagtgGAAACCTTGCAACACATAGGGACCAAGATTGTCAGCAAATGTGGTGGTCTTCCTCTTGCAATCAAGGTTATTGCTAGTGTTCTAGCAACCAAGGAGAAGACCAAGAACACATGGGAAAAAGTTATAGAAAGCAGTGCATGGTCTATGAGCAAGCTTCCAGCTGAACTTAGAGGTGCTTTGTACCTAAGTTATGATGATCTACCACACAATCTAAAGCAGTGCTTCCTTTATTGTGCTCTCTATGTCGAAGGTCAGATGATGCATCATGCTGATCTTGTGCGGTTTTGGGTTGCAGAAGGCTTTGTCGAAGAGCAAGAAGGCCAGTTACTAGAAGATACAGCAGAAGAATATTACCATGAGTTAATTTGTAGGCACCTTCTTGAACCAGATCCTTTTTATTTCGATCACTACAGGTGCAAAATGCATGATCTCTTGAGGTATCTTGCTCAACATTTATCAAGAGAAGAGTGCTATTTTGATCAACTACCTTTAGAGCCTACTACTTGGTCTAAACTGAGACGTATTTCGATTGTCAACAAAACAGATATGTTATCAAGTGTGGTTGAAAAAGGTCACTGCAGAGTAAGGACTTTGATGTTTTGCATGTCACCAAACATAGATAGTGATGTCTTCATGAGGTTTCCACATCTTCGAGTTTTGGACTTGACTGGCTCAATTGTACAAAGAATTCCAGATAGCATCAACAGCTTGATCCATCTACGTTTGCTTGATCTTGATGCTACCGATATATCTTGTCTTCCAGACTCCATCGGTTCTCTCACAAACCTGCAAATATTGAACTTGCAGAGGTGCTATGCATTGCATGATCTTCCAATGGCAATCACCAAGCTGTGCAGTTTAAGGTGCCTTGGTCTTGACGATACACCAATAAACCAGGTGCCAAGAGGAATAAATAAGTTGTCATTACTTAATGATCTACAAGGGTTCCCTGTTGGTCATAGCTATGTTAACACCAGAAAGCAAGATGGATGGAACTTGGAAGAGCTGGGTCATCTTTCGGAAATGAAGAGACTTGGCATGATAAGATTGGAAAATGCCATGCCTTGTGGTACTTCATCACTACTAGACAAGAAACACCTCAAATTCTTAAATCTACGCTGCACTACACACACAAAGGAGTCATATACCATGGAAGATATTACCAATATTGAGAATGTTTTTGACGAACTAAAACCTCCATGCAACCTGGAAGATCTTAGTATTGCTGGATCCTTTGGTCAAAGGTATCCTACCTGGCTCGGCGCCGATTTATCTTCGCTGAAAATCTTGCGACTCATAGATTGCGCATCTTGGGCACATCTTCCGGCGGTTGGTCAGCTGCCTAACTTGAAGTGTCTGAAGATCATGGGAGCATCTGCTGTAACCAAGATTGGACCTGAATTTCTTTGTGACAAGACAGCTACTCCCAGGTTCTTGGGGACAATAGCCTTTCCCAAGCTTGAATGGTTAGTCATATCAGATATGCCCAATTGGGAGGAGTGGTCATTCACTGAAGAAGTAGTAGGAGCTTCAGATGGAAAGAGTTGTACTGAAAACAACAAAATGGTTTTGCAAGTGATGCCTCTTTTGCAGAAATTGGAACTTGGAGACTGTCCAAAGCTTAGAGCTCTTCCTCAGCAGCTAGCGCAGGCGACCAGTTTGAAATGGCTCCACATAGAGAGGGCTCAAGCTTTGAAGGTGGTGGAAGACCTTACTTTCCTTTCTGACTCCCTTTTACTCAGCAAGTGTGAAGGTTTGGAGAGATTGTCAAATCTTCCTCAAGTTAGAACTTTGTATGTATCTGAATGTCCTGCTTTACGGTGGGCCCAGAAGCTGGATTGTGTTCAACAATTGTGGTTATCAAAGGATTTGCAGATGGAATTTCCCCTTTGGTTATCTTTACTTAAACAACGGTATCAACAACTTCATGGAGAGG